From a single Paenibacillus sp. FSL R5-0345 genomic region:
- a CDS encoding STM4012 family radical SAM protein encodes MTLSSFSLEELHQWKENITAHPYRSYLYSYPHKTAYRDLQPPIPLESLWQDEPAESFFLYMHIPFCGARCGFCNLFTLPDKRANVHATYVDALERQAKQWAAFTRHKPYARFAIGGGTPTLLAADQLRRLFHIAVDTMGLDTNTASISVETSPETITEEKLNILKEYTVDRVSMGIQSFVAAESAAIYRPQNPDVVYRALELLGKYDFPILNLDLIYGLPGQTVDSWLYSLNQALSHDPEEIFIYPLYTREHTIVKPGDIQRQEDIRLDCYKAAGQLLNARGYHQYSMRRFAKETAGTDKPILDYSCQEEGMVGLGCGARSYTRNVHYASRYGVSRKATESIIADYVNTDRYDTADYGIVLSLEEQKRRFILKAILHSEGLRIEDYNLRFGNSLWDDYPELSRLLHTGLGKEADGVLHLTTEGMGYSDSIGDWFISGEIRAQMERFVLP; translated from the coding sequence ATGACGTTATCGTCCTTCTCTTTAGAAGAGCTTCACCAATGGAAAGAAAACATTACTGCTCACCCTTACCGATCTTATCTGTATTCCTATCCACACAAAACAGCTTACAGGGATCTACAGCCGCCGATTCCACTAGAATCCTTATGGCAAGATGAGCCTGCAGAATCCTTTTTTCTATATATGCATATACCGTTTTGCGGTGCTCGTTGTGGATTCTGCAACCTGTTCACCTTGCCTGATAAACGCGCGAATGTTCACGCTACATACGTAGACGCGCTAGAACGTCAGGCCAAGCAGTGGGCTGCATTCACCAGACATAAACCGTATGCCCGTTTTGCGATTGGTGGTGGAACACCTACATTACTGGCGGCAGATCAACTGCGCCGTTTATTCCACATTGCCGTAGATACGATGGGACTGGATACGAATACAGCCTCCATCTCAGTGGAAACTTCACCGGAGACCATTACCGAAGAGAAGCTGAATATTCTAAAAGAATATACGGTGGATCGGGTAAGCATGGGCATCCAAAGCTTTGTCGCTGCTGAATCAGCGGCCATTTATCGCCCGCAGAATCCGGATGTGGTATATCGGGCGCTGGAGCTACTGGGGAAATATGATTTTCCCATTCTAAATTTGGATCTGATTTACGGGCTTCCGGGGCAGACCGTCGACTCTTGGCTGTATTCGCTAAATCAGGCGCTTAGCCATGATCCAGAGGAAATCTTTATTTATCCGCTCTACACGCGTGAGCATACGATTGTGAAGCCAGGTGATATCCAGCGTCAGGAGGATATTCGCCTAGACTGCTACAAAGCAGCTGGGCAACTGCTTAATGCCAGAGGTTACCATCAATATTCCATGCGGCGTTTCGCCAAGGAAACCGCAGGAACGGATAAACCCATTCTTGACTATAGCTGTCAGGAAGAAGGAATGGTCGGGCTGGGCTGCGGGGCTAGATCCTATACTCGCAATGTGCATTACGCTTCCCGTTATGGGGTGAGCCGTAAAGCAACCGAGAGCATTATTGCCGATTACGTCAATACAGATCGTTACGATACGGCAGATTACGGAATTGTGCTAAGTCTGGAAGAACAGAAGCGCCGCTTTATTCTGAAGGCGATTTTACATAGCGAAGGTCTGAGGATTGAAGATTACAACCTGCGCTTCGGAAATTCACTCTGGGATGATTATCCTGAACTGTCGCGCCTGCTTCATACCGGCTTAGGGAAGGAAGCAGACGGCGTACTGCACCTTACTACCGAAGGTATGGGCTACTCCGATTCCATCGGTGATTGGTTTATTTCAGGAGAGATTCGAGCGCAGATGGAAAGGTTCGTATTGCCATGA
- a CDS encoding STM4013/SEN3800 family hydrolase, with protein sequence MDMNTIVGTHDILMITLDTLRYDAAVMEEANCPNLCGTGSWEKRHTPGSFTYAAHHAFFGGFLPTPATTDKKEHIRMFHSRNTGMKTHPHTWLFDTPDIVSGLAAEGYRTICIGGVIFFTKKNPLARVLPSYFQHSYWRMTFGVTNPRSTEHQVNHALKLLKDTPSEQRLFMFLNVSAIHGPNHYFIPGAKKDSVDSQRAALRYVDGELGRLFDAFRERGNPTFCLAFSDHGTAYGEDGYQGHRLAHETVWNVPYREFIL encoded by the coding sequence ATGGATATGAACACCATCGTCGGCACTCATGACATTCTTATGATCACACTCGATACGCTTCGTTATGATGCTGCTGTTATGGAAGAAGCGAACTGCCCGAACTTGTGCGGAACCGGATCATGGGAGAAAAGACATACCCCAGGCAGCTTTACCTATGCCGCTCATCATGCCTTCTTCGGCGGCTTCTTGCCTACTCCAGCCACAACGGATAAGAAAGAACATATCCGCATGTTCCATTCCCGAAACACCGGAATGAAGACGCATCCCCATACCTGGCTGTTCGATACACCCGATATCGTATCCGGGCTTGCTGCCGAGGGCTACCGTACGATTTGTATTGGGGGGGTTATTTTTTTCACCAAAAAAAATCCACTCGCCCGTGTGCTACCAAGCTATTTCCAGCACAGCTACTGGCGGATGACGTTCGGGGTCACCAATCCGCGTTCCACAGAGCATCAGGTGAACCATGCCTTAAAGCTGCTAAAGGATACTCCAAGCGAGCAAAGACTGTTCATGTTCCTCAACGTCTCTGCCATTCACGGACCGAACCATTATTTTATACCCGGTGCTAAAAAGGACTCCGTAGACAGCCAGCGCGCCGCACTCCGATATGTGGATGGTGAACTGGGCCGATTATTCGATGCCTTCCGGGAACGTGGCAATCCTACCTTCTGTCTGGCGTTTTCTGATCATGGAACCGCCTATGGTGAAGATGGCTATCAGGGGCATCGCTTGGCTCACGAGACCGTATGGAACGTCCCTTACCGGGAATTTATTTTATAA
- a CDS encoding STM4014 family protein, which yields MMRKTGVILPSQSEPLMRPMIVIGIPGDKRTSGIQQARSDLGMPPAIILSYAEFLQGRSLSDLMEEQQKPLSSQPSVYNGIDLNAAPPLLRLESPGSSFEIERALIALGAPDSDDMDDSLHPYADRPDPRPLRVKVARQLKDMQGVLHHPSQWFRGYCRMLARLQREAKTACPGSLWLNDPAEIAAMTDKRQTQQILSKAGIPIPRPLGEDQQPTDYDSLREMMLSRRMHRVFIKLAFGSAASGVIAYQIHPVTGAEIALTTVGVENYITRPPIYYNSGTLRRYTDTATISGIVNWIYQHGAYAEQWIPKAGLKGKAFDIRQLVVLREACHAVARVSPTPITNLHLRNQRMSLSEAGLSESVQEQVQNTAVQALAAFPSSGVAGIDVLVSGGSQQCFVADVNPFGDLLYDVKYRGCSTYEWEMKVLSARDYITPPSTPLIKEGLS from the coding sequence ATGATGAGGAAGACTGGCGTTATCCTTCCATCACAGAGTGAGCCCCTCATGAGGCCGATGATTGTTATCGGTATTCCTGGTGATAAACGGACTAGCGGCATCCAGCAAGCGCGTTCCGATCTCGGAATGCCTCCTGCCATCATTTTATCGTACGCTGAGTTTCTGCAAGGTAGATCGTTAAGTGATCTTATGGAGGAGCAGCAGAAGCCGTTATCCAGTCAGCCCTCCGTTTATAACGGAATAGATCTCAATGCAGCTCCTCCCTTACTGAGACTGGAATCACCTGGCAGCAGCTTCGAGATAGAACGAGCCTTAATCGCTTTGGGTGCGCCGGATTCGGATGATATGGACGATTCGCTTCACCCCTACGCCGATAGACCTGATCCGCGGCCACTCCGCGTGAAGGTAGCCCGTCAATTGAAGGACATGCAAGGTGTCCTGCATCATCCATCCCAATGGTTCCGCGGCTACTGCCGAATGCTGGCTAGACTACAGCGCGAAGCCAAAACCGCATGTCCGGGTTCGTTATGGTTAAATGACCCTGCCGAGATAGCGGCTATGACCGATAAACGCCAGACTCAACAGATTCTGAGTAAGGCGGGGATTCCAATCCCTCGCCCATTAGGTGAAGATCAGCAGCCTACGGATTATGACTCTCTCCGGGAGATGATGTTATCCCGGCGCATGCACCGGGTATTCATTAAGCTGGCCTTCGGCTCTGCCGCTTCTGGAGTGATCGCCTATCAGATCCATCCCGTGACGGGTGCCGAAATTGCCTTAACAACAGTGGGGGTCGAGAATTACATCACTCGACCACCCATTTACTATAATTCTGGTACACTGCGACGGTACACTGATACCGCCACAATCTCGGGAATTGTGAACTGGATCTACCAGCACGGTGCTTATGCTGAGCAATGGATCCCTAAAGCGGGGCTTAAGGGAAAAGCATTCGATATTCGCCAGCTAGTCGTTCTCCGCGAGGCCTGCCACGCGGTTGCTCGGGTCAGCCCTACACCAATTACGAATCTGCATTTACGCAACCAGCGGATGTCTCTTTCGGAAGCCGGGCTGTCTGAATCCGTACAGGAGCAGGTGCAGAATACCGCTGTGCAAGCACTGGCTGCTTTTCCCAGTTCCGGGGTAGCCGGAATTGATGTCCTGGTATCCGGGGGTTCACAGCAATGTTTTGTCGCGGATGTCAATCCATTTGGCGACTTGCTTTACGATGTGAAATACCGCGGCTGCAGCACCTACGAATGGGAGATGAAGGTATTGTCGGCTAGAGACTATATCACGCCTCCCTCCACACCGCTTATAAAGGAAGGATTATCTTAA
- a CDS encoding STM4015 family protein — translation MTEVKLSIGYDEFEEGQRIGTEIEKLSSSSESSSLTSLIIGDWGQAYENGSEEVVEALVTHSASFPALRKLFIGEMSSEECEISWITQSDLSPLLPAFPELQSLTIQGGNELSLSELKHDKLEELIIISGGLSTTVLEHIATSQLPNLRKLELYLGVEDYGFDGSLADLLPIIEVGKFPKLTYLGLKNSQIQDEIAGALADAPILDQLDTLDLSLGTLSDEGAELLLASDRIKGLKALNLSHHYMSDEMINRWQKSGLPVDVSDKQESDDEEDWRYPSITE, via the coding sequence ATGACGGAAGTAAAGCTTAGCATCGGATACGACGAATTTGAGGAAGGCCAAAGAATCGGCACAGAAATTGAGAAGCTTAGCAGCAGCTCTGAAAGTTCTTCGCTGACCAGCCTAATTATCGGCGATTGGGGCCAAGCTTACGAGAATGGTTCCGAAGAGGTTGTAGAGGCACTCGTTACGCATAGTGCTAGCTTCCCTGCTTTACGCAAGCTTTTCATAGGCGAGATGAGCTCTGAGGAATGTGAGATTTCTTGGATTACCCAAAGCGATCTATCACCGCTGCTCCCCGCTTTTCCAGAGCTGCAATCACTCACGATTCAAGGTGGGAATGAGCTGAGTCTCTCAGAACTAAAACACGACAAGCTAGAAGAACTGATTATTATAAGTGGAGGCTTAAGCACAACTGTTCTTGAACATATTGCAACTAGCCAATTGCCGAATTTGCGCAAGCTGGAGCTATATCTAGGCGTAGAAGATTACGGATTTGACGGCAGTCTCGCAGATCTTCTCCCTATTATAGAAGTAGGAAAGTTCCCTAAACTTACTTATCTTGGTTTAAAAAACAGCCAGATTCAAGATGAGATCGCAGGTGCATTAGCAGACGCTCCTATTCTGGATCAACTGGATACGCTCGATCTGTCACTTGGTACCCTTAGCGACGAAGGTGCTGAATTACTTCTCGCCAGCGATCGAATCAAAGGACTGAAAGCATTAAACCTTAGCCATCATTATATGTCTGACGAAATGATTAACCGCTGGCAGAAGAGTGGATTACCTGTTGATGTAAGCGACAAGCAGGAAAGCGATGATGAGGAAGACTGGCGTTATCCTTCCATCACAGAGTGA
- a CDS encoding amidase family protein, with amino-acid sequence MKIKLQEWIIEADIAKLQAAMEAGVVSSEDLVVAYLERIHKYDIDINAILEINPEAKDIARTLDIERKEQGSRGSLHGIPILLKDNIDTADKMHTSAGSVALAGSFAAKDSFVAAKLRSAGAVLLGKANMSEWSNFMSSSMPAGYSSRGGLVLNPYGPGNVFVSGSSSGPAAAIAANLAAASIGTETAGSIVGPACQHALIGIKPTVGLVSRTGVIPISVSQDTPGPIAKTVTDAAIILGALTGVDDRDEATLSSEKHAFTDYTPFLDKSFIRQARIGVPRHYYNHLDAERLSIMETAIQTLKNEGATIIDPVTLYVEQQNWNNDVICYEFKKGLNAYLSGVDDSVPIHSLQQLIAYNERHAEIALQFGQDTLTRSEGITLTEEEYQQKKQEYRELALEQGIDYVLEQYSLDALLLPGDVDGMYIAARLGYPLITVPAGFVAQGIIDSDGDPTRGPFGVVFSGKAYSEPTLLSIAYGFEQATQHRVPPQLE; translated from the coding sequence ATGAAGATCAAACTTCAGGAATGGATAATAGAAGCGGATATTGCAAAGCTGCAAGCGGCTATGGAAGCAGGCGTAGTCAGTTCAGAAGATTTGGTAGTAGCCTATTTGGAACGGATTCATAAGTACGATATAGACATAAACGCAATCTTAGAAATCAATCCAGAGGCTAAAGACATCGCGAGAACACTGGATATTGAACGTAAGGAACAAGGAAGTCGGGGAAGTCTACACGGCATTCCTATATTGTTGAAGGATAATATAGATACCGCGGATAAAATGCATACGAGTGCTGGGTCAGTAGCTTTAGCAGGATCATTTGCGGCAAAAGATTCCTTCGTAGCTGCGAAGCTCCGGTCAGCAGGAGCTGTTTTGCTTGGAAAGGCGAATATGTCGGAGTGGTCTAACTTTATGTCTAGTTCAATGCCGGCTGGGTATAGCTCACGAGGTGGTCTAGTACTTAATCCATATGGGCCAGGGAATGTATTTGTCAGTGGTTCAAGTTCTGGACCTGCAGCAGCTATTGCGGCGAATTTGGCAGCAGCCTCGATCGGAACGGAAACCGCGGGATCAATTGTTGGGCCAGCCTGTCAGCATGCTCTCATCGGGATCAAACCAACGGTCGGATTAGTCAGTCGTACTGGAGTGATTCCTATTTCAGTTAGCCAAGACACTCCTGGACCTATTGCTAAAACGGTTACGGATGCGGCGATTATTTTGGGGGCATTAACGGGAGTGGATGACAGGGATGAAGCAACATTATCGAGCGAGAAGCATGCTTTTACGGACTATACTCCATTTCTAGATAAAAGCTTTATACGGCAAGCAAGAATAGGCGTTCCACGGCACTATTATAACCATTTAGATGCAGAGCGACTTTCAATTATGGAAACAGCTATCCAGACTTTGAAGAACGAAGGGGCTACGATAATAGATCCGGTTACGCTTTACGTTGAACAACAAAACTGGAATAATGATGTAATCTGTTATGAATTTAAAAAGGGGCTCAACGCGTATTTATCTGGGGTAGATGATTCCGTTCCGATTCACTCTTTGCAGCAATTGATAGCGTATAATGAAAGACATGCTGAAATCGCATTACAATTTGGGCAAGATACATTAACTAGGTCAGAGGGTATAACTTTAACCGAAGAAGAATATCAGCAAAAGAAACAAGAATACAGAGAGCTAGCACTTGAGCAAGGCATAGATTATGTGTTGGAGCAATATAGCTTGGATGCATTATTACTGCCTGGAGATGTAGATGGTATGTATATTGCAGCACGCTTGGGGTATCCGTTAATTACCGTTCCGGCAGGATTTGTAGCTCAGGGCATTATTGATTCCGACGGTGACCCAACTCGGGGGCCCTTTGGGGTAGTTTTTTCCGGAAAAGCCTATAGTGAGCCTACGCTCCTATCCATAGCCTACGGGTTTGAACAAGCTACGCAGCATCGTGTTCCACCGCAATTGGAATAG
- a CDS encoding NAD(+) diphosphatase has protein sequence MKYCLECGTALVMKESDGEGQVPYCNACEMFRFPIFSTAISTAVLNQDMNKILLIQQYNRPDYILLAGYVNKGEDAETTLIREVKEEVGIDIVAYEYMRSLYFAPSNTLMLNFIGVADSEDLSQMSAEVDHAEWFTLEEAARAIKKNSLAETFLLAIIEKLHADQVQVNPVSVGGTV, from the coding sequence TTGAAATATTGCCTAGAATGTGGAACAGCGTTAGTAATGAAAGAAAGCGATGGGGAAGGACAGGTACCTTATTGTAATGCATGCGAAATGTTCAGATTCCCTATTTTTAGCACGGCGATCAGTACAGCAGTATTAAATCAGGATATGAATAAGATTCTATTGATCCAGCAGTATAACCGACCAGATTATATATTGCTTGCAGGGTACGTGAATAAAGGTGAAGATGCGGAAACCACACTTATTCGTGAAGTAAAAGAAGAGGTAGGAATTGATATTGTAGCCTATGAATATATGCGCAGCTTATATTTCGCACCTTCTAATACGCTAATGCTGAATTTTATAGGTGTTGCAGATTCGGAGGACTTAAGTCAGATGAGTGCTGAGGTTGATCATGCAGAATGGTTTACCTTGGAAGAGGCCGCCAGAGCCATTAAAAAGAATAGTCTAGCCGAAACCTTCCTGTTGGCGATTATTGAAAAATTGCATGCAGATCAGGTACAGGTAAATCCGGTGTCGGTAGGAGGAACAGTGTAA
- a CDS encoding cupin domain-containing protein produces MIVYSFAKEAGKSIDAFGSQQLYMSRILTEAVSPHVGCMHLGVNGLVGWHQAPVPQLFLVVSGEGWVRAGEETELSVSAGSAVYWDKGEWHETRTETGLTAIVIEAENMSLAMPIVQEILERR; encoded by the coding sequence ATGATAGTATATAGCTTTGCCAAAGAAGCTGGTAAATCTATTGATGCGTTCGGAAGCCAGCAGCTTTATATGTCGAGAATACTGACAGAGGCGGTTTCTCCGCATGTGGGTTGTATGCACTTGGGTGTGAATGGACTTGTTGGCTGGCATCAGGCTCCGGTTCCACAGCTATTTCTTGTCGTTAGCGGAGAAGGCTGGGTCAGAGCAGGGGAAGAAACAGAGCTTTCAGTTAGCGCTGGCTCAGCTGTGTATTGGGACAAGGGCGAGTGGCATGAGACACGCACAGAGACAGGACTAACAGCGATAGTAATCGAAGCAGAGAATATGAGTTTGGCGATGCCAATTGTGCAGGAGATTCTTGAGCGGAGGTAA
- a CDS encoding GNAT family N-acetyltransferase yields MFNQEKRTITTERLILRPFELSDAKRVSDLCNNYNIYKSTLTLPYPYTIECAISWIEAHEENFINNMYYEFAITDKSTNELYGAIGLTNKQAYRNGEVGYWIGEEYWGKGYATEAAKAIIAFAFSEKHYHKVFARHFASNPGSGRVMQKCGMVEEGILLQHIYKENKYDDLIHYGIINTEG; encoded by the coding sequence ATGTTTAATCAAGAGAAAAGAACAATTACGACCGAAAGATTGATACTGAGACCCTTTGAATTATCTGATGCAAAACGTGTCTCTGACCTCTGCAATAATTATAATATCTACAAAAGTACGTTGACTCTACCTTATCCTTACACTATCGAATGTGCAATATCCTGGATTGAAGCTCATGAAGAGAATTTTATCAATAATATGTATTATGAGTTTGCCATTACTGATAAGAGTACAAACGAGCTTTATGGAGCTATAGGACTGACAAATAAGCAAGCATACAGAAATGGTGAAGTAGGATATTGGATCGGTGAGGAATATTGGGGGAAAGGATACGCGACTGAAGCAGCAAAAGCGATCATTGCGTTTGCTTTTTCAGAAAAGCATTATCATAAAGTATTTGCAAGACACTTTGCTTCAAATCCCGGCTCTGGGCGAGTGATGCAAAAATGTGGAATGGTGGAGGAAGGCATTTTATTGCAGCATATCTATAAAGAAAATAAATATGATGACCTAATTCATTATGGGATTATAAATACTGAAGGTTAG
- a CDS encoding AraC family transcriptional regulator: MEDRTYQSTDVFVNNKLQELPIHMKYRETEQTFYMNFHSHAGFEIYMFHEGSGYFLIEENIYPLEGNDLILISSLESHKSSPKLQVPSTRTAIHFLPELLDSEIQQRFLRMFDRSNQHRHIRMSGERLRHFEYLLDRLQEEYVKLNTGDFLAMRIYLNEMLLEIHRLVFNGEEHGLEPIERNTINVKIEEAVKYLSKNFTTDISLEKLAQDLYINPYYLCHLFKKTIGLTITDFLIQTRIHHAKRLLTNTSMPITEISEAVGFNSFSYFGRAFKKIVGTTPRTYRNKSK, from the coding sequence ATGGAAGACCGAACTTACCAATCGACTGACGTTTTCGTGAACAATAAATTGCAAGAACTACCCATTCATATGAAGTATAGAGAAACTGAACAAACCTTTTACATGAACTTCCATTCCCATGCCGGATTTGAGATCTATATGTTTCACGAAGGCAGTGGTTATTTTTTAATAGAAGAAAATATCTATCCGCTTGAAGGCAACGACTTGATTCTGATAAGCTCCCTAGAATCTCATAAAAGTTCGCCTAAGCTGCAAGTACCCAGCACACGTACCGCCATCCACTTTCTCCCTGAACTCCTGGATTCTGAAATTCAGCAACGATTTCTTCGTATGTTTGACCGCAGTAACCAGCATAGGCATATACGAATGAGCGGTGAACGTCTGCGTCATTTCGAATATCTCCTAGATCGACTGCAAGAAGAATATGTAAAGCTGAATACTGGTGACTTTTTGGCTATGCGAATTTACCTCAATGAGATGCTACTTGAAATACACCGCCTTGTGTTTAACGGAGAAGAGCATGGTCTTGAGCCCATTGAGAGAAATACAATCAATGTCAAAATCGAAGAAGCGGTAAAATATTTATCCAAAAACTTCACCACGGATATTTCGCTCGAAAAGCTTGCACAGGATTTATATATCAATCCGTATTATCTGTGTCATTTGTTCAAAAAAACGATTGGTCTGACTATAACCGATTTTCTAATCCAAACACGGATTCATCACGCCAAGCGGCTGCTCACAAATACTAGCATGCCGATCACAGAAATCTCGGAAGCCGTGGGTTTTAACAGTTTCTCCTATTTTGGTCGTGCTTTTAAAAAGATCGTCGGTACAACGCCGCGCACCTATCGCAATAAATCCAAATAA
- a CDS encoding glycoside hydrolase family 88/105 protein, translating into MAVFNQRSGIKEMIIEMNEQIRHAADRVYRYMTESRSTDWGMNINEWDWVPGVGTMALLHYYEKTGNQEVLDYLIRWVERNQEKAGRTKVINSMAPFAIFPRLYELTKETYYLDQAKQISQWMVREAPRTREGAFEHTVTEKGSFPEQVWADTMFMAVLLLARTAKLTQDSDLAKQALEQVSLHMRLLQDEVTGVLFHGWNSAERNHLSAARWTRANAWVCIAVPEILQDIVGLVTIPSDIRSSYKRMMDGLIEYQSSNGLWHTVMDRTDFYQETSGSAGIACGILLAIRTGLLEETYGVHVLKALKGVLRCINTAGEVSSVSGGTPIMPTIEAYQTIERIPTLYGQGLVLMLFSECFGNE; encoded by the coding sequence ATGGCGGTATTCAACCAGAGGAGTGGAATTAAGGAAATGATTATTGAAATGAATGAACAAATAAGACATGCCGCTGATCGTGTGTATCGATATATGACGGAAAGCAGATCGACCGATTGGGGAATGAACATCAATGAATGGGACTGGGTCCCTGGTGTAGGTACGATGGCATTGCTGCATTATTACGAGAAGACGGGAAACCAGGAAGTTCTTGATTATTTAATTAGATGGGTCGAAAGAAATCAAGAAAAAGCAGGACGTACGAAAGTTATTAATTCGATGGCGCCGTTCGCCATTTTTCCCAGGCTGTATGAATTAACCAAAGAAACGTATTATTTGGACCAAGCGAAACAAATCTCTCAGTGGATGGTACGAGAGGCTCCGCGAACGCGAGAAGGTGCATTTGAGCATACCGTCACGGAGAAAGGTAGCTTCCCAGAGCAGGTATGGGCAGATACAATGTTTATGGCTGTACTACTGCTTGCCCGCACAGCGAAATTAACGCAAGATTCGGATCTTGCAAAACAGGCTTTGGAGCAGGTCAGCTTGCATATGCGGTTGCTGCAGGACGAAGTGACCGGGGTTCTATTTCACGGCTGGAACAGTGCCGAGAGAAATCATTTATCCGCTGCCAGATGGACGCGGGCGAATGCATGGGTTTGTATAGCCGTACCTGAAATCTTGCAGGACATCGTAGGACTAGTCACGATCCCGTCTGATATAAGGTCTAGCTACAAGCGCATGATGGATGGCTTGATCGAATACCAAAGCAGCAACGGTCTATGGCACACGGTAATGGACCGGACAGACTTTTACCAGGAAACGTCGGGAAGCGCGGGTATTGCCTGCGGAATACTGCTGGCTATCCGTACAGGTCTGTTGGAAGAAACCTATGGAGTACACGTGTTAAAAGCTTTAAAGGGTGTTTTGAGATGTATTAATACTGCCGGAGAAGTGAGCAGTGTTTCCGGAGGGACACCGATCATGCCGACCATCGAGGCGTATCAAACGATTGAGCGTATACCGACCTTGTATGGTCAAGGGCTTGTGTTGATGCTGTTTTCGGAGTGCTTCGGAAATGAGTAA
- a CDS encoding ABC transporter permease produces MNLQKSASPLTSPRKGSILRSMYRYRRLYVLALPGIIYFIIFHYVPMWGVLIAFQDYSPFQGFFGSDWVGFKHFIDFFQGDNFIRLLSNTLVISVLKLIFFFPAPIVLALLLNEVRNALYKRWVQTIVYLPHFLSWVIVIGIYSLMFSSTGFVNELVVMLGGTVKNWMMMPELFKISIVLQNIWKETGWGTIIFLAALSSVSPELYEAAVMDGASRWRQLWNITLPSIRPTIIMMLLLQLGHILNVGFEQIFLMLNPLVMDVGDVFPTFVYREGILQGDFSFASAAGLFNSLVGLILILSANKLTKKLGEEGIF; encoded by the coding sequence ATGAACTTACAAAAGTCAGCGTCACCTCTGACCAGCCCCCGAAAGGGATCGATATTGCGCAGCATGTATCGCTATCGCAGGTTGTATGTGCTCGCGCTTCCCGGCATCATATATTTTATTATTTTTCATTATGTGCCAATGTGGGGCGTGTTGATCGCGTTTCAAGATTACAGTCCGTTTCAGGGTTTTTTTGGAAGTGATTGGGTCGGGTTTAAACATTTTATTGACTTCTTTCAAGGGGACAATTTTATCAGGTTGCTAAGTAATACACTCGTGATCAGTGTGCTGAAGCTTATCTTTTTCTTTCCTGCACCGATTGTACTGGCGCTTTTACTGAATGAGGTTCGGAATGCACTTTACAAGCGATGGGTACAAACGATCGTCTATTTACCTCACTTCTTATCGTGGGTCATCGTCATAGGGATCTATTCACTGATGTTTTCTTCAACGGGCTTCGTCAATGAACTTGTAGTCATGCTCGGAGGAACGGTCAAGAATTGGATGATGATGCCTGAGCTATTTAAAATAAGCATCGTACTCCAAAATATCTGGAAGGAAACAGGGTGGGGAACGATCATCTTTCTCGCTGCACTAAGCAGCGTATCACCTGAACTCTATGAAGCAGCGGTAATGGATGGGGCAAGCCGCTGGCGCCAGTTGTGGAACATCACGCTTCCTTCGATCCGCCCAACCATCATCATGATGCTGTTACTGCAGCTCGGCCATATCCTTAATGTCGGCTTCGAGCAAATCTTCTTGATGCTGAATCCGCTCGTTATGGATGTTGGTGATGTATTTCCTACTTTTGTGTACCGTGAGGGTATTCTTCAAGGGGACTTCAGCTTTGCCTCAGCGGCGGGTTTGTTCAACTCTCTGGTAGGACTCATCTTAATTCTGAGTGCAAACAAGCTGACCAAAAAACTGGGTGAAGAAGGAATATTCTAA